The following coding sequences lie in one Listeria ivanovii subsp. londoniensis genomic window:
- a CDS encoding MerR family transcriptional regulator — MQTKELAELTGVSVRTLHHYDKIGLLVPQKDNSNGYRIYSELDINKLQQILFFKALDFPLIKIKQILDDPSFDRSVAFALQRRLLEDKKQHIRTMIETLDQTLKNEKGEITMSNKEKFTGFDFSTNLYEEEAKKNWGGKVLEQANEAINNMDKHEKLALKEIFETEFRNLAAVRDLDPSSEEAQLAIHHFFQYLNDTHGDIYTLEIFRNLGEMYITDNRFTKNIDQFGDGLALFLKKAMKIYAENN, encoded by the coding sequence ATGCAAACAAAAGAATTAGCTGAATTAACAGGTGTAAGTGTGCGCACACTCCACCATTACGACAAAATCGGCCTTCTTGTTCCACAAAAAGACAACTCAAATGGTTATCGTATCTATTCAGAGCTAGATATCAACAAATTACAGCAAATTCTTTTTTTTAAAGCACTTGATTTTCCTTTGATCAAAATTAAGCAGATTCTTGATGACCCGTCTTTTGATAGGTCTGTTGCGTTCGCTTTACAACGCCGACTACTCGAAGACAAAAAACAGCATATCAGAACAATGATTGAAACATTAGACCAAACTCTCAAGAACGAAAAAGGAGAAATTACGATGTCAAACAAAGAAAAATTCACTGGATTTGACTTTTCTACTAATCTATATGAAGAAGAAGCGAAAAAAAATTGGGGCGGTAAAGTGCTTGAGCAAGCCAACGAAGCTATTAATAATATGGATAAGCACGAGAAATTGGCACTAAAAGAAATCTTTGAGACAGAATTTCGTAATCTAGCTGCCGTCAGAGATTTAGATCCGTCCTCAGAAGAAGCACAACTTGCCATACATCACTTCTTCCAATACTTGAATGATACTCATGGCGATATTTATACATTAGAAATTTTCCGTAACCTTGGAGAAATGTATATAACAGATAACCGCTTTACTAAAAATATTGATCAATTCGGTGATGGTCTAGCTTTATTTCTTAAAAAAGCAATGAAAATATATGCAGAAAACAACTAA
- a CDS encoding class I SAM-dependent methyltransferase: MNLDEIVDCMLLTNQEIQQTQTDHRMKLVDFWEIKSGDRVLEVGCGQGDTTAVLANAVGSNGFVQGIDIAPKSYGAPFTLGDATDHLKKSPLGNRMDFKLATNILQGDITFSDLEFDVAVLSHASWYFSSKEELTRMLILLSKWANRVCYAEWDPQITDVKQSSHLLAVLTQASYEAFKKETQSNIRTFISPFDLKEIIAEHHWKIGEEASIYSEKMQDSRWEIEYTKNFIAKELEADLGVPDKFKSFLLSQTKLIHLENSLPMASYCTSWQVG; this comes from the coding sequence ATGAATTTAGATGAAATAGTTGATTGCATGTTACTAACTAATCAAGAAATCCAGCAAACGCAAACCGACCATCGTATGAAATTAGTCGATTTTTGGGAAATAAAGTCAGGTGATCGTGTTCTTGAAGTTGGGTGTGGGCAAGGAGATACAACAGCAGTACTAGCAAATGCAGTTGGTTCAAATGGTTTTGTTCAAGGAATTGATATTGCTCCAAAATCATACGGAGCACCGTTTACACTCGGAGATGCCACTGACCATTTGAAGAAGTCTCCTCTTGGTAATAGAATGGATTTTAAGCTGGCTACAAATATTTTACAAGGAGATATTACTTTTAGTGACCTGGAATTTGATGTAGCCGTTTTATCTCATGCTTCTTGGTATTTTAGTTCAAAAGAAGAACTTACTAGAATGCTCATTTTACTTAGTAAGTGGGCGAACCGCGTTTGTTATGCCGAATGGGACCCGCAAATAACGGATGTCAAACAATCTTCCCATCTGCTTGCTGTTCTAACTCAAGCTTCTTATGAGGCTTTTAAAAAAGAAACGCAGTCGAATATTCGCACATTTATCAGCCCTTTTGATTTAAAAGAAATAATCGCTGAACATCACTGGAAAATTGGGGAAGAAGCAAGTATTTATTCGGAAAAGATGCAAGATAGTCGCTGGGAAATCGAATATACAAAGAATTTTATCGCAAAAGAACTGGAAGCTGACTTAGGCGTGCCAGATAAATTCAAATCATTTTTGCTAAGCCAAACAAAGCTTATTCATCTGGAAAATAGCTTGCCAATGGCTTCATACTGTACTTCGTGGCAAGTGGGATAA
- a CDS encoding PFL family protein gives METNQILETIRMIEEEKLDIRTITMGISLLDCMDGDGEVARKKIYHKIVTKAQNLVSVGEAIESEFGIPIINKRISVTPIAIIAGSSADSDYVEFAKTLDAAAKAVGVNFIGGFSALVQKGYTKGDEILIRSIPQALAETERVCSSVNVGSTRTGINMDAVRQMGEVIKETANLTADTQGLGCAKLVVFANAVEDNPFMAGAFHGVGEADCVINVGVSGPGVVKRAIEKVKGEPFDIVAETVKQTAFKITRMGQLVGQVASEKLGIPFGIVDLSLAPTPAIGDSVAHILEEMGLEMVGTHGTTAALALLNDAVKKGGVMACGHVGGLSGAFIPVSEDAGMIEAVQQGALNLEKLEAMTAICSVGLDMIAVPGDTTAETLAAMIADEAAIGVINNKTTAVRVIPASGTKVGDMVEFGGLLGTAPVMPVNGKSSADFIARGGRIPAPIHSFKN, from the coding sequence ATGGAAACAAATCAAATTTTAGAAACGATACGAATGATTGAAGAAGAAAAATTAGATATTCGAACCATTACTATGGGTATTTCTTTACTTGATTGTATGGATGGCGACGGGGAAGTTGCTAGAAAGAAAATTTATCACAAAATAGTAACGAAAGCGCAAAATTTAGTTTCTGTTGGAGAAGCGATTGAGTCTGAGTTTGGAATACCAATTATTAATAAACGAATTTCAGTAACTCCAATCGCGATTATTGCTGGTTCAAGCGCAGATTCAGATTATGTAGAATTCGCGAAGACACTTGATGCAGCAGCGAAAGCAGTTGGTGTTAACTTTATTGGAGGTTTTTCTGCGCTTGTTCAAAAAGGATATACAAAAGGCGATGAGATCTTGATTCGCTCCATTCCGCAAGCACTGGCAGAGACAGAACGAGTTTGTTCTTCTGTTAATGTCGGTTCAACCCGAACAGGAATTAACATGGACGCGGTTCGGCAAATGGGTGAGGTTATTAAAGAAACAGCAAATTTAACCGCGGATACACAAGGCTTAGGTTGTGCGAAGTTGGTTGTCTTTGCAAATGCGGTGGAAGATAACCCATTTATGGCGGGAGCTTTCCACGGTGTTGGTGAAGCAGATTGTGTTATCAACGTTGGCGTAAGCGGCCCCGGAGTTGTGAAGCGTGCCATCGAAAAAGTAAAAGGTGAACCATTTGATATTGTCGCCGAAACAGTAAAACAAACAGCTTTCAAAATTACCCGAATGGGACAACTTGTTGGGCAAGTCGCTTCCGAAAAACTTGGTATTCCATTTGGAATTGTCGATTTATCCCTTGCGCCAACCCCTGCTATCGGTGATTCAGTTGCGCATATTTTAGAAGAAATGGGCTTAGAGATGGTCGGAACACACGGAACTACTGCTGCACTTGCTCTTTTAAATGACGCTGTGAAAAAAGGTGGCGTAATGGCTTGTGGTCATGTTGGTGGATTATCTGGCGCGTTCATTCCAGTTTCAGAAGATGCAGGGATGATTGAAGCAGTTCAGCAAGGTGCCCTCAATTTAGAAAAACTTGAAGCAATGACGGCGATTTGTTCCGTTGGGCTTGATATGATTGCTGTTCCAGGTGATACAACGGCCGAAACACTTGCCGCGATGATTGCAGATGAGGCAGCGATTGGCGTCATCAATAATAAAACAACTGCTGTACGCGTTATTCCGGCAAGCGGAACCAAAGTTGGCGACATGGTCGAATTTGGTGGATTACTCGGAACCGCCCCAGTTATGCCGGTAAATGGGAAATCATCAGCTGATTTCATTGCTCGTGGTGGACGTATACCAGCCCCAATTCACTCCTTTAAAAACTAG
- a CDS encoding ACT domain-containing protein, with translation MRAVLTVIGKDNVGIIAGVSNKLAELNINIADVSQTIMDGYFTMMMMCDISQITKEFDEVKSELAGKGEDLQVKIHIQREEIFNAMHKL, from the coding sequence GTGAGAGCAGTTTTAACAGTAATTGGTAAAGATAATGTAGGAATTATTGCCGGTGTCAGTAATAAATTAGCAGAACTTAACATAAATATAGCGGATGTATCGCAAACAATTATGGATGGATATTTTACGATGATGATGATGTGCGATATTAGCCAAATCACCAAAGAATTTGATGAAGTAAAATCAGAACTAGCTGGAAAAGGGGAGGACCTCCAAGTAAAAATACATATTCAGCGTGAAGAGATATTTAACGCAATGCATAAACTATAG